In a genomic window of Bordetella petrii:
- the thiL gene encoding thiamine-phosphate kinase, protein MASEFDLIARYFTRPAPAGMLGVGDDCALFPVPPGMHIATSTDLLIQGRHFFPDVDPQALGHKALAVNLSDLAAMGAQPVGCVLGLALPQADDAWLAAFARGFHELADAHGCPLMGGDTTRSPHDLAISVTVFGAVAPARALRRDAACAGDEIWVSGALGAADVAYRLLDGQLPADAARLADARRALEWPEPRVALGLALGGVAHAAIDISDGLLQDLGHVLAASGVGAKLRYGAMPVAAAVRGLPPAAAAQAVLGGGDAYELCFTAAPGDRDRVLAAAAGAGVPVTAVGHIDPCPGIVVLGADGRPMDGLPRGFDHFPAS, encoded by the coding sequence TTGGCGTCTGAATTCGACCTCATCGCGCGTTATTTCACCCGGCCCGCGCCGGCCGGCATGCTGGGTGTGGGCGACGACTGTGCCCTATTCCCGGTGCCGCCGGGCATGCACATCGCCACCAGCACCGACCTGCTCATCCAGGGGCGGCACTTCTTTCCCGACGTCGATCCCCAGGCCCTGGGCCACAAGGCCCTGGCCGTCAACCTGTCCGACCTCGCCGCCATGGGCGCGCAGCCCGTCGGCTGCGTGCTGGGCCTGGCCCTGCCGCAGGCCGATGACGCCTGGCTGGCCGCGTTCGCGCGCGGCTTCCACGAACTGGCCGATGCCCACGGCTGCCCGCTCATGGGCGGCGATACCACCCGCAGCCCGCACGACCTGGCCATCAGCGTCACCGTGTTCGGCGCGGTGGCGCCCGCCCGCGCGTTGCGCCGCGACGCCGCCTGCGCGGGCGACGAGATCTGGGTGTCGGGCGCGCTGGGAGCGGCCGACGTGGCCTACCGCCTGCTCGACGGCCAGCTACCGGCCGACGCCGCCCGGCTGGCCGATGCGCGCCGCGCGCTCGAATGGCCCGAGCCCCGCGTGGCGTTGGGGCTGGCCCTGGGCGGCGTGGCCCACGCCGCCATCGACATTTCCGACGGCCTGCTGCAAGACCTGGGCCATGTGCTGGCCGCCAGCGGCGTGGGCGCGAAGCTGCGCTACGGCGCCATGCCCGTGGCGGCGGCCGTGCGCGGCCTGCCCCCTGCCGCGGCGGCGCAAGCCGTGCTGGGCGGCGGCGATGCCTACGAGCTCTGCTTTACCGCTGCGCCCGGCGACCGCGACCGTGTGCTGGCCGCCGCGGCAGGCGCCGGCGTGCCCGTCACCGCTGTCGGCCATATCGACCCGTGCCCCGGCATCGTGGTCCTGGGCGCCGATGGACGGCCCATGGACGGCCTGCCGCGCGGCTTTGACCATTTTCCCGCTTCCTGA
- the ribH gene encoding 6,7-dimethyl-8-ribityllumazine synthase, with protein sequence MNPYILTPDLNGEGLHIGIVRARFNEEIGQAELDACLQKLGELGVDERDIMVVTVPGALELGVALSHMAETFEFDALIALGAVIRGETYHFEVVSNEMARAISRISLETGIPVANGVLTVDTDEQAQARAAGKGGDCALVAVEMANLVAALEPEEDDEDEDEEDEDFDDEETDRR encoded by the coding sequence ATGAATCCTTACATCCTCACCCCCGACCTGAACGGCGAAGGGCTGCACATCGGCATCGTGCGCGCCCGTTTCAACGAAGAAATCGGCCAGGCCGAGCTCGATGCCTGCTTGCAGAAGCTGGGTGAGCTGGGCGTGGACGAGCGCGACATCATGGTGGTCACCGTGCCCGGCGCGCTCGAACTGGGCGTGGCGCTGTCGCACATGGCCGAAACCTTCGAATTCGACGCCCTCATCGCCCTGGGCGCGGTCATCCGCGGCGAAACCTACCACTTCGAAGTGGTCAGCAACGAAATGGCCCGCGCCATTTCCCGCATTTCGCTAGAAACCGGCATTCCGGTCGCCAACGGCGTCCTCACCGTCGACACCGACGAGCAAGCCCAGGCGCGCGCGGCAGGCAAGGGCGGCGACTGCGCCCTGGTGGCGGTCGAAATGGCCAACCTGGTGGCGGCGCTGGAACCCGAAGAAGACGACGAAGACGAAGACGAAGAGGACGAAGATTTTGACGACGAAGAAACCGACCGCCGCTGA
- the nusB gene encoding transcription antitermination factor NusB encodes MTTKKPTAADSAAQARASARRRAREFALQGVYAWLLRGGEGTQDAGEIDAHLRDADDFSEADAQWFKTLLHGVLQEAGGLRERFTPYIDRPLGELSPVEHGILLIGSYELVHHLEVPYKVAINEAVELAKSFGGTDGFKFVNGVLDKLAADVRAAEVQAAASQRR; translated from the coding sequence TTGACGACGAAGAAACCGACCGCCGCTGATAGCGCGGCGCAGGCCCGCGCCAGCGCCCGCCGCCGCGCCCGCGAATTCGCCCTGCAGGGCGTCTACGCATGGCTGCTGCGCGGCGGCGAAGGCACGCAGGACGCCGGCGAGATCGACGCGCACCTGCGCGACGCCGACGACTTCTCCGAAGCCGACGCGCAGTGGTTCAAGACGCTGCTGCACGGCGTGCTGCAAGAAGCCGGTGGCCTGCGCGAACGCTTCACCCCCTACATCGACCGCCCGCTGGGCGAACTGTCGCCGGTCGAGCATGGCATTCTGCTTATCGGCAGCTACGAACTCGTGCATCACCTCGAAGTGCCGTACAAGGTTGCCATCAACGAAGCCGTCGAACTGGCCAAGTCGTTCGGCGGCACCGACGGCTTCAAGTTCGTCAACGGCGTGCTCGACAAGCTGGCCGCCGACGTGCGGGCGGCCGAGGTGCAGGCCGCCGCGTCGCAGCGCCGCTAA
- a CDS encoding fumarylacetoacetate hydrolase family protein has product MRLAAYEEQGAARIGIVSADGQSVQPLQLDGVDTRAGILPLITAQVPLAELARQAGPARPLGGLRLRAPVPRPARNIFCVGRNYHEHANELSGSIFKDSKDGEAWPIIFSKVPESVVGPADDVRLPQGISADIDYEAELCLVIGKQGKNIARAEALDYVYGYTIVNDVTARDVQQRHRQWHLGKSFDTFCPMGPWVVTADELDAGGIDIRCLVNGEVRQSANTRDLIFDIGTIIENCSRGITLYPGDLIATGTPAGVGMGMDPPRFLKDGDVVRVEIQGIGHIENTFKA; this is encoded by the coding sequence GTGAGGCTAGCAGCATACGAAGAGCAGGGCGCCGCCCGCATCGGCATCGTCTCGGCCGACGGCCAGTCGGTCCAGCCCCTGCAACTGGACGGCGTGGACACCCGGGCCGGCATTCTGCCGCTGATTACGGCGCAGGTTCCGCTGGCCGAACTGGCCCGCCAGGCCGGCCCGGCCCGGCCGCTGGGCGGACTGCGCCTGCGCGCGCCCGTGCCCCGGCCGGCGCGCAACATCTTCTGCGTCGGGCGCAATTACCATGAGCACGCCAACGAGTTGTCGGGCTCTATTTTCAAAGACAGCAAAGACGGCGAGGCCTGGCCCATCATCTTTTCGAAGGTGCCCGAGTCGGTCGTGGGACCCGCGGACGACGTGCGCCTGCCGCAAGGAATATCGGCCGACATCGACTACGAGGCCGAGCTGTGCCTGGTGATCGGCAAGCAGGGCAAGAACATCGCCCGCGCCGAGGCGCTGGACTACGTGTACGGCTACACCATCGTCAATGACGTGACCGCGCGCGACGTGCAGCAGCGGCATCGCCAATGGCACCTGGGCAAGTCGTTCGACACGTTCTGCCCCATGGGCCCCTGGGTCGTCACCGCCGACGAGCTGGACGCCGGCGGCATCGACATCCGCTGCCTGGTCAACGGAGAAGTCCGGCAGTCGGCCAACACGCGCGACCTGATTTTCGATATTGGCACCATCATCGAAAACTGCTCGCGCGGCATCACCCTGTATCCGGGCGACCTCATCGCGACGGGCACGCCGGCGGGCGTGGGCATGGGCATGGACCCGCCGCGCTTCCTGAAAGACGGCGACGTCGTGCGGGTCGAGATCCAGGGCATCGGGCACATCGAGAACACGTTCAAGGCCTAG
- a CDS encoding molybdate ABC transporter substrate-binding protein, producing the protein MKLFILSGGAALGLVDAVRARFESEAGCAIAGEFGAVGAMKEKLLAGADCDIVILSRKLVDDLAGTGHVQPGSMRDLGIVSTGVSVKAGNPTVPVDTPDAFERALRDADAVYVPDMQRSTAGMHMKKVFQQLGVLDDIAARIKEFPNGATAMKAMAAAPGRPVGCTQITEILYSPGVQAVGLLPAGCELDTVYTAAVTTGARQAEQARKLIAMLTDSGLDAYKNTHGFRV; encoded by the coding sequence ATGAAATTGTTCATCCTGAGCGGGGGGGCCGCCCTGGGCCTGGTCGACGCGGTGCGCGCCCGGTTCGAGTCCGAGGCCGGCTGCGCTATCGCGGGCGAATTCGGCGCCGTGGGCGCCATGAAAGAAAAACTGCTGGCCGGCGCCGATTGCGACATCGTCATCCTGTCGCGCAAGCTGGTCGATGACCTGGCGGGCACGGGCCACGTGCAGCCGGGCAGCATGCGCGACCTGGGCATCGTCAGCACCGGCGTCAGCGTCAAGGCCGGCAACCCCACGGTGCCCGTGGATACCCCGGACGCGTTCGAGCGGGCCTTGCGGGACGCCGATGCGGTCTACGTGCCCGACATGCAGCGCTCTACCGCCGGCATGCACATGAAAAAAGTGTTCCAGCAACTGGGCGTGCTGGACGACATCGCGGCCAGGATCAAGGAATTTCCCAACGGCGCCACGGCCATGAAAGCCATGGCGGCCGCGCCCGGCAGGCCCGTGGGCTGCACCCAGATCACCGAAATCCTGTACAGCCCCGGCGTGCAGGCTGTTGGCCTGCTGCCCGCGGGCTGCGAGCTGGACACGGTGTACACGGCTGCCGTCACCACCGGCGCACGCCAGGCCGAACAGGCCCGCAAGCTGATCGCCATGTTGACCGACAGCGGCCTGGACGCCTACAAGAACACGCACGGATTCCGGGTCTGA
- the ribBA gene encoding bifunctional 3,4-dihydroxy-2-butanone-4-phosphate synthase/GTP cyclohydrolase II, translating to MSAPLASIAPGAAPESFGIASVAEIIAELRAGRIVILVDEEDRENEGDLVMAAEFVTPEAINFMVTHGRGLVCLTLTEERCRQLELPLMASRNGTRYGTNFTQSIEAAVGVETGISAADRARTIQVAVARDAKPSDLVQPGHIFPVRAVPGGVLVRAGHTEAGCDLTAMAGLTPAAVICEILNPDGTMARLPDLVEFARQHNLKIGTIADLIQYRSEHESVVKRVGDRSMQTAWGEFRAVAYQDTASGSAHLALVHGDIDPQRETLVRVHEPASILDALDAGATAHSWGVGRALQAIAKAPAGVVVLMNCQSSAEHLFQQIAGWSDTDARQPARDGDRYGLRTYGIGAQILRDLNVGQMRLLARPRKMPSMAGFSLTITGYDCDPSSSATSLKADT from the coding sequence ATGTCTGCCCCGCTTGCCTCCATTGCGCCCGGCGCCGCGCCCGAATCCTTCGGCATCGCCTCGGTCGCCGAGATCATCGCCGAGCTGCGCGCCGGCCGCATCGTCATCCTGGTCGACGAAGAAGACCGCGAAAACGAGGGCGACCTGGTCATGGCCGCCGAGTTCGTCACGCCCGAGGCCATCAATTTCATGGTCACCCACGGCCGCGGCCTGGTGTGCCTGACCCTTACCGAAGAGCGTTGCCGCCAGCTCGAGCTGCCGCTCATGGCCAGCCGTAACGGCACCCGCTACGGCACCAACTTCACCCAGTCCATCGAAGCCGCCGTGGGCGTCGAAACCGGCATTTCGGCGGCCGACCGCGCCCGCACCATCCAGGTGGCGGTGGCGCGCGACGCCAAGCCCAGCGACCTGGTCCAGCCCGGCCATATCTTCCCTGTGCGCGCGGTGCCCGGCGGCGTGCTGGTGCGCGCCGGCCACACCGAAGCCGGTTGCGACCTCACCGCCATGGCCGGCCTGACGCCGGCCGCCGTCATCTGCGAAATCCTCAACCCCGACGGCACCATGGCGCGGCTGCCCGACCTGGTCGAGTTCGCGCGCCAGCACAACCTGAAAATCGGCACCATCGCCGATCTCATCCAGTACCGCAGCGAACACGAATCCGTGGTCAAGCGCGTGGGCGACCGCAGCATGCAGACCGCGTGGGGCGAGTTCCGCGCCGTGGCATACCAGGACACGGCCAGCGGCTCGGCCCATCTGGCGCTGGTGCACGGCGACATCGACCCGCAGCGCGAAACCCTGGTGCGCGTGCACGAGCCCGCCTCCATTCTCGACGCCCTGGACGCCGGCGCCACCGCCCACAGCTGGGGCGTGGGCCGCGCCCTGCAGGCCATCGCCAAGGCGCCGGCTGGCGTGGTGGTGCTGATGAACTGCCAGTCGTCCGCCGAGCATCTGTTCCAGCAAATCGCCGGCTGGTCCGACACCGACGCGCGCCAGCCCGCCCGCGACGGCGACCGCTACGGCCTGCGCACCTACGGTATCGGCGCGCAGATCCTGCGCGACCTGAACGTCGGCCAGATGCGCCTGCTGGCCCGCCCGCGCAAAATGCCCAGCATGGCGGGTTTCTCGCTCACCATTACGGGTTACGATTGCGACCCTTCCTCCTCTGCCACTTCCCTTAAGGCCGACACATGA